One Candidatus Planktophila sp. genomic region harbors:
- a CDS encoding response regulator — translation MRESKRSVLVIDDNEDIRHLLTLILENAGFTVLTGIDGADGLAQTRSAKPDLILLDAMMPGLNGFEVLEKIRKDRDSKINSIPVLMLTSRSSVEDIDMAIDLGATSYVVKPFRPEKLVQKVISIFESESS, via the coding sequence TTGCGTGAGAGTAAGAGGAGCGTTCTTGTCATTGATGACAATGAGGATATTCGACATCTCCTGACTCTAATTTTAGAAAATGCGGGTTTTACTGTACTGACCGGTATTGATGGGGCCGATGGTTTGGCCCAAACTAGGTCAGCCAAGCCAGATTTAATCTTATTAGATGCGATGATGCCAGGTTTAAATGGGTTTGAGGTCCTCGAAAAGATTCGCAAAGATAGAGATTCAAAGATTAATTCGATACCAGTTTTGATGTTGACATCGAGATCTTCGGTTGAGGATATTGATATGGCCATTGACCTTGGTGCTACATCCTATGTTGTAAAACCCTTTAGACCAGAAAAGTTGGTCCAAAAAGTCATTTCAATTTTTGAAAGCGAAAGCTCTTAA
- a CDS encoding signal peptidase I, which produces MAQISTRKSLHSKKRGGGLKRVFAGFIIALVVATPTVLQSYFGFGISPVLSGSMSPFAQAGDAFITVERPASQLSVGDIVTLHVADSEAFYAHRIIEIREQSGGIKRIVTKGDANPTAEEDPFMASPQAMVPVTLFSIKWIGYLLVYLTSVQGRQAGLALIVIANVLMLLLSLFKKPTKEISSRGQDIYKGLYEESYENAANEYKKREIYRDLYEEAHWELQTIREK; this is translated from the coding sequence ATGGCTCAGATATCAACTCGTAAAAGCCTCCACTCTAAAAAGAGAGGTGGAGGCCTAAAACGCGTGTTTGCAGGCTTTATTATAGCCCTCGTTGTGGCAACACCCACAGTTTTACAGAGCTATTTCGGCTTTGGCATCTCCCCGGTTTTATCAGGGAGCATGAGCCCTTTCGCCCAGGCTGGAGATGCTTTTATCACAGTAGAGCGACCGGCCTCGCAGCTATCTGTTGGAGACATCGTTACTTTGCATGTTGCAGATTCGGAGGCCTTCTATGCCCACCGAATTATCGAGATTAGGGAACAAAGTGGCGGCATAAAGCGAATTGTCACTAAGGGTGATGCAAACCCCACCGCTGAGGAGGATCCATTTATGGCCTCACCTCAGGCAATGGTCCCTGTGACGCTCTTTAGTATCAAATGGATCGGGTATCTCCTGGTCTACCTCACATCGGTGCAGGGACGCCAAGCTGGGCTAGCGCTCATAGTAATCGCCAATGTTCTCATGCTTTTGCTTTCGTTATTTAAAAAACCAACCAAAGAGATTTCCTCACGAGGCCAAGATATCTATAAAGGACTTTACGAGGAGAGTTATGAAAATGCAGCAAATGAATACAAGAAGAGGGAGATCTATCGAGATCTCTATGAAGAAGCACACTGGGAACTACAAACTATCAGGGAGAAATAA
- a CDS encoding 2-oxoacid:ferredoxin oxidoreductase subunit beta: protein MTDVALTKKDFTSDQEVRWCPGCGDYSVLSTMQAFLPELGIPRENIVFISGIGCSSRFPYYLNTFGMHSIHGRAPAIASGLAISRPDLTVFVITGDGDALSIGGNHLIHALRRNVELKILLFNNRIYGLTKGQYSPASELGKITKSTPYGSLDTPFNPVSLAIGAEATFVARTIDSDRKHLTETLRQAASHKGSALIEIYQNCPIFNDGAFDQVKDNETKEGSLLQMVHGQPIKSSTFGVIRDGATLKLVELSSVDESQLVVHDAHDPDPSYAFALSRLSGSDLEHTPIGVFRDVVRPGYSAMVNDQLASVIQAQGAGDLDKLLHSGDTWVVD from the coding sequence ATGACTGATGTTGCACTTACAAAGAAAGATTTCACGTCAGATCAAGAGGTTCGTTGGTGTCCTGGATGTGGCGATTATTCGGTGCTTTCAACGATGCAGGCATTTTTGCCTGAACTCGGAATCCCGCGCGAAAATATCGTCTTTATCTCAGGAATTGGTTGCTCGTCGCGCTTTCCGTATTACCTGAATACTTTTGGGATGCACTCCATCCATGGGCGCGCTCCGGCAATTGCATCAGGCTTAGCAATTAGTCGACCAGATTTAACGGTTTTTGTTATCACTGGTGATGGCGACGCTCTTTCAATCGGTGGCAACCATTTGATTCACGCACTGCGCCGTAATGTGGAGTTAAAGATTTTGCTATTTAATAACCGTATCTACGGCTTAACTAAGGGCCAGTACTCGCCAGCTAGTGAGCTAGGAAAGATTACAAAATCCACGCCATATGGCTCACTCGATACACCATTTAATCCTGTCTCTCTGGCTATCGGCGCTGAAGCAACTTTCGTTGCACGCACTATCGATAGTGATCGCAAACACTTAACCGAAACTTTGCGCCAAGCTGCTTCTCACAAGGGCTCGGCCCTCATCGAGATCTATCAAAACTGCCCAATCTTCAACGATGGCGCATTTGATCAGGTTAAAGACAATGAAACCAAAGAGGGCTCTCTGCTACAGATGGTGCATGGCCAACCCATAAAATCCTCTACCTTTGGTGTTATTAGGGACGGGGCAACACTTAAGTTAGTTGAGTTGAGTTCAGTAGATGAATCTCAACTCGTTGTTCATGATGCACACGATCCTGATCCCTCATATGCCTTCGCTCTATCGCGCCTGTCTGGCTCAGATCTCGAGCACACCCCGATAGGCGTTTTTCGTGATGTTGTTCGACCGGGATATTCGGCAATGGTCAATGATCAGTTAGCCAGCGTCATCCAGGCACAAGGCGCTGGTGATCTGGATAAACTCCTTCATTCTGGAGATACCTGGGTCGTTGACTAA
- a CDS encoding 2-oxoacid:acceptor oxidoreductase subunit alpha — protein MSKPTVAVKSVIIRFAGDSGDGMQLTGDRFTMDTASLGNDISTLPNFPAEIRAPQGTLPGVSSFQLHFADHHVRTAGDAPDVLVAMNPAALKANIKDIPRGATIIVDKDEFTSRNLTKVGYLTNPLEDGTLSSYKIHPVALTSMTVSALSELPLSRKEAERAKNMFALGLLSWMYHRPTDATEAFLKAKFAKKLDILEANLIAYRTGWNYGETSEDFATSYEVAPAHMSPGIYRNIGGNIALAYGLIAASQQSGLKLFLGSYPITPASDILHELSKHKKFGVITFQAEDEIAAVGSALGASYGGALGVTTTSGPGIALKSEMIGLAVMLELPLIIIDVQRGGPSTGLPTKTEQADLLQVMFGRNGESPAAVIAASTPSDCFTMAMEAVRIATTYRVPVFLLSDGYIANGSEPWKIPDVAALPKFDIGFAKSQENFLPYERNPETLARPWAIPGTAGIEHRIGGIEKQDKTGEINYEPANHDFMVRTRQAKIDGIEVPDIEVDDLTGDAKVLFLGWGSTFGPIASAVEELRNNGEKIAQAHLKYINPLPKNLGAVLAKYETVITPEMNLGQLAMLLRSKFLKDIVGYNMVRGLPFTTAELVEAAMGVLHND, from the coding sequence ATGAGCAAACCAACTGTCGCCGTCAAATCCGTAATTATTAGATTTGCCGGAGACAGTGGAGATGGAATGCAGCTCACTGGCGATCGCTTCACAATGGACACTGCCAGTTTAGGAAATGATATTTCGACTTTGCCGAACTTTCCAGCAGAAATCCGTGCACCCCAAGGAACGTTGCCAGGTGTCTCCTCATTTCAACTTCACTTCGCTGATCACCATGTAAGAACTGCCGGTGATGCCCCCGATGTATTAGTTGCAATGAATCCAGCGGCGCTCAAGGCAAATATTAAGGATATTCCTCGAGGTGCAACAATCATCGTCGATAAAGATGAATTCACTTCTCGCAACTTAACAAAAGTTGGCTACCTAACTAATCCTCTTGAGGATGGAACTTTAAGTAGTTACAAGATTCATCCCGTTGCACTTACGTCTATGACTGTATCGGCGCTATCAGAGCTTCCACTCTCACGCAAAGAGGCCGAGCGTGCTAAAAATATGTTTGCACTCGGACTACTTTCATGGATGTATCACCGTCCAACGGATGCAACAGAGGCGTTTTTAAAGGCGAAGTTTGCAAAGAAGCTTGATATTTTGGAGGCGAACTTAATTGCATATCGCACTGGATGGAACTACGGCGAAACAAGTGAAGACTTTGCAACCTCATATGAAGTTGCACCTGCACACATGTCCCCAGGGATATATCGAAACATCGGCGGAAATATCGCACTCGCCTATGGATTAATCGCTGCATCACAACAAAGTGGGTTGAAATTATTTCTTGGTTCATATCCCATTACTCCTGCATCAGATATATTGCATGAACTTTCAAAGCATAAAAAATTTGGTGTCATTACTTTTCAAGCCGAAGATGAGATTGCTGCGGTGGGATCAGCACTGGGTGCCTCATATGGAGGAGCCCTAGGTGTTACAACTACTTCGGGTCCGGGCATTGCCCTTAAGAGCGAGATGATTGGCCTCGCCGTTATGTTGGAGCTGCCGCTAATAATTATCGATGTGCAGCGTGGTGGCCCATCCACGGGATTACCAACTAAGACGGAGCAGGCAGATCTGCTCCAGGTTATGTTTGGTCGAAACGGTGAATCACCTGCTGCCGTTATCGCCGCATCGACTCCAAGTGACTGTTTCACGATGGCGATGGAGGCGGTGCGGATTGCAACGACGTATAGGGTTCCGGTATTTCTATTATCCGACGGATATATCGCTAACGGTTCAGAGCCTTGGAAGATTCCAGATGTTGCCGCGTTGCCGAAATTCGATATCGGATTTGCCAAGAGCCAAGAGAATTTTCTTCCCTATGAGAGAAATCCAGAAACTCTTGCACGACCTTGGGCGATCCCTGGTACTGCCGGAATCGAGCACCGTATCGGAGGAATTGAAAAGCAGGATAAGACCGGTGAGATTAATTATGAGCCTGCCAATCATGATTTTATGGTGCGGACACGGCAGGCAAAAATCGACGGGATCGAAGTTCCTGATATCGAAGTCGATGATCTAACAGGTGATGCAAAGGTTTTGTTCCTTGGTTGGGGTTCAACTTTTGGCCCAATTGCATCGGCCGTTGAGGAGCTTCGCAACAATGGTGAGAAAATCGCCCAAGCTCACCTCAAATATATAAACCCACTTCCTAAGAATTTAGGTGCAGTGCTTGCGAAGTATGAAACGGTAATAACACCTGAAATGAATTTAGGGCAGTTAGCAATGCTGCTTCGATCCAAGTTTTTAAAGGATATCGTGGGCTACAACATGGTACGTGGTCTGCCATTTACAACGGCCGAATTAGTCGAAGCTGCAATGGGGGTACTTCACAATGACTGA
- a CDS encoding FUSC family protein, protein MDEKSGLIRRVIALFSQRKTWVRQITVAGLAGATAWQVGDLLIKNGGVVAAIVCALSIRISLHKSLREGLGQIVGTAIGASVALTAVALFDFGFISVGLTIIMCAVVARALHLGEVASINVPVTALIVISPGLPESTALHRLGSTLIGAAIAIFFSYFSHHKTPIDRSLDQIKSVSVKAAALLATMSEGVASGYTQKEAGNWLAKARLLNEEIPNIRSHSVEARGHARWFSTAKKDEAEEIYIQGIALEHTVVEIRTIARTLFDSAVKGGIADSTQKAIAVALSAASFAISSKFEDESSSSDDSHQSATTDAREAGSALAEALISDAKDVDQEQIVRGISMVANIELIADSLDLNSPSLRDVASPDEPASAKVLKISLRGQINAFGKAVFRRFRRFFGK, encoded by the coding sequence ATGGATGAGAAATCTGGCTTGATAAGAAGAGTTATCGCCCTTTTTAGCCAGCGTAAAACGTGGGTTCGACAAATTACCGTTGCTGGACTGGCAGGTGCGACGGCTTGGCAAGTGGGTGATTTACTCATAAAAAATGGAGGAGTTGTCGCGGCGATTGTTTGTGCATTAAGCATTCGTATCTCACTCCATAAATCACTTCGGGAAGGCCTTGGTCAAATTGTCGGTACTGCCATCGGTGCGAGCGTGGCCCTTACTGCGGTTGCGCTCTTTGATTTTGGTTTCATCTCAGTTGGCCTCACAATAATTATGTGCGCAGTAGTTGCTCGGGCACTACACCTAGGTGAAGTAGCATCTATCAATGTTCCGGTCACCGCGCTCATAGTCATTAGTCCAGGTTTACCTGAGAGCACTGCGTTGCATCGACTTGGCTCGACGCTCATAGGTGCAGCAATTGCAATCTTCTTTTCATATTTTTCCCACCACAAAACTCCTATTGACCGCTCTTTGGATCAAATTAAATCGGTCAGTGTAAAGGCGGCAGCTTTATTAGCAACGATGTCTGAAGGCGTTGCTTCGGGATATACACAAAAAGAGGCGGGAAATTGGCTCGCTAAAGCTCGACTTCTCAACGAGGAGATTCCAAATATCCGTTCTCACTCAGTTGAAGCACGAGGGCATGCGCGCTGGTTCTCAACTGCTAAGAAGGATGAAGCGGAAGAGATCTACATTCAAGGTATCGCACTGGAACATACTGTTGTAGAGATTCGAACCATTGCCCGAACGTTATTTGATTCTGCGGTCAAAGGTGGAATTGCCGATTCAACTCAAAAGGCGATAGCCGTTGCTTTGTCTGCGGCAAGTTTTGCAATCTCATCTAAGTTTGAGGATGAAAGTTCGAGTTCAGACGATTCACACCAGAGCGCTACGACAGATGCCAGAGAGGCAGGTTCGGCCTTAGCTGAGGCGCTCATTTCAGATGCCAAGGATGTTGATCAAGAACAGATAGTTCGAGGAATTTCAATGGTAGCTAACATCGAACTCATCGCCGACTCACTTGATTTAAACTCACCATCACTTCGCGACGTTGCCTCACCAGATGAGCCAGCATCGGCCAAGGTTTTGAAAATCTCACTCCGCGGTCAAATTAACGCTTTCGGCAAGGCGGTTTTTAGGCGCTTCCGGAGATTCTTTGGAAAGTAG
- a CDS encoding UbiA family prenyltransferase, which produces MKLKAYAKAAHFGPTMLITAISFLLSVKLWWVGPASVIAFTVFLGQLVIGWSNDICDYSDDVKHSRTNKPLVAGAISLQQLRRATFLLIPIAVIANLIGPLGIKGGFVYLLGVGCGIAYNFYFKFSPLSPLPYAVACAALPASIFYAIDRTPPLWVLTVGAMLGVAFHFINVLKDLEQDRESNIGGVPQRLGKRNSTVIALALMLSSALILINSPVGRDLTSIDSSFARVPHG; this is translated from the coding sequence ATGAAATTAAAAGCATATGCAAAAGCGGCACACTTTGGCCCGACCATGCTTATCACAGCAATCTCATTTCTACTTTCGGTAAAGTTGTGGTGGGTCGGACCTGCATCTGTAATCGCCTTTACGGTTTTCTTAGGCCAGCTAGTAATTGGTTGGAGCAATGACATTTGTGATTACAGTGATGATGTAAAACATAGCCGTACAAACAAGCCTTTGGTTGCCGGGGCTATATCACTGCAGCAGCTTCGCAGGGCAACGTTTCTTCTCATTCCCATTGCAGTAATTGCTAACTTAATTGGACCCCTTGGTATCAAGGGCGGATTTGTGTACCTATTAGGTGTTGGCTGCGGGATCGCCTATAACTTTTACTTTAAGTTCTCTCCACTCTCACCTTTACCGTATGCAGTGGCTTGTGCTGCATTGCCGGCATCAATCTTTTATGCCATCGATCGCACACCACCGCTGTGGGTGTTAACTGTAGGTGCAATGCTTGGTGTTGCCTTTCACTTCATTAACGTCCTGAAAGATTTAGAGCAGGATCGAGAGAGCAACATCGGTGGAGTTCCACAGCGCTTAGGAAAGAGAAACTCGACCGTAATCGCACTTGCTTTAATGCTTTCGAGTGCGCTGATTTTGATTAATAGCCCCGTAGGGCGAGATCTCACATCCATTGACTCGAGCTTTGCGAGAGTGCCCCATGGATGA
- the fdhD gene encoding formate dehydrogenase accessory sulfurtransferase FdhD, with protein sequence MSSIVMSGDELAPSSIAKVRVQRTDSAAPTSDSVVVEEPLEIRIKRGEVEEQLGVTMRTPGNDLELAAGFLWGEGFLTSPDELVSIKVCADKTLSLRQRANVVIAEVVQSSQEPIRILERRFTITSACGVCGSTSISDLHKRGIVKTTSPSHSIQELAVMASLLDGRQRIFEKTGGLHAALLVSPKGEPVWVREDVGRHNAVDKVIGAAIIEKKFPLSDWTLVVSGRIGYELVQKSICAGISAIVGVSAPTSLAIDLAAEFNLTLLAFARNGLAKHYLPSEP encoded by the coding sequence TTGAGTTCTATCGTCATGTCAGGTGATGAGCTCGCACCTTCATCGATTGCAAAGGTAAGGGTGCAAAGAACCGATTCAGCTGCACCAACCTCTGACTCTGTAGTGGTCGAAGAGCCCCTTGAAATCCGCATTAAACGTGGGGAAGTTGAAGAACAACTGGGCGTCACAATGCGAACACCCGGCAATGATCTCGAACTTGCCGCAGGTTTTCTTTGGGGTGAGGGCTTTCTTACATCTCCAGATGAATTGGTAAGCATCAAGGTATGTGCCGATAAGACACTCTCTCTTCGCCAGAGAGCAAATGTTGTCATTGCCGAAGTTGTACAGAGTTCGCAAGAGCCGATAAGAATTTTAGAGCGACGATTTACAATTACCTCGGCATGTGGCGTCTGTGGCTCTACAAGTATTTCTGATTTGCATAAACGAGGCATTGTTAAAACCACATCTCCAAGCCACAGTATTCAAGAATTAGCTGTAATGGCCTCACTTCTAGATGGACGTCAACGTATTTTTGAAAAAACGGGAGGTCTACATGCAGCGCTCCTGGTTAGTCCGAAGGGGGAGCCTGTTTGGGTTCGCGAAGATGTTGGTCGTCATAACGCTGTTGATAAAGTAATTGGTGCTGCGATTATAGAAAAGAAATTCCCCTTAAGTGATTGGACCTTGGTTGTATCAGGGCGGATCGGTTATGAGTTAGTACAGAAATCTATCTGTGCTGGTATTTCAGCCATTGTTGGCGTCAGCGCACCGACTTCGCTAGCAATTGATTTGGCAGCAGAGTTCAACTTAACTCTATTAGCCTTCGCTCGAAATGGTCTAGCCAAGCACTATTTACCCAGCGAACCATGA
- the betA gene encoding choline dehydrogenase produces the protein MESMYDYIIVGGGSAGSALANRLSEDSSNSVLVLEAGRPDYKWDVFIHMPAALAFPIGNKRYDWMYESEPEPHMNNRRIYHARGKVLGGSSSINGQIWQRGNPMDYERWSHDAGMSSWDYAHCLPYFKKMENTLADQKSVFRGHSGPLKLERGPVKGPLFAAFFKATEQAGYPRTDDVNGYRQEGFAAFDRNVYRGRRLSAARAYLHPVMKRRNLTIKTRAHVTKVLFDGKTATGVEVMIKGKKKIFTSREVVLCGGAINTPQILQLSGIGSEKDLTPLGIKMVHNLPGVGANLQDHLEVYVQYKCKLPVTQQPITQFWRRPLIGAAWLFFRKGPGATNQFEAGGFTRSNDEVTYPNLMFHFLPLAIRYDGTGDTRGHGYQVHVGPMYSDSRGWLKIKSADPFEKPAMQFNYLSTDQDRREWIEAVKIARTILTQPAMKDYNAGESSPGSSVSSDAEILEWVRKDAETALHPSCTAKMGTDSMSVVDPLTMKVHGVSGLRVCDASVFPYVTNGNIYAPVMMVAEKAADLILGRAPLPPENVEFYRHVR, from the coding sequence ATGGAATCCATGTATGACTACATCATCGTTGGTGGTGGATCTGCTGGGAGCGCCTTAGCTAATCGATTGAGTGAAGACTCATCCAACTCAGTATTAGTTCTTGAAGCTGGCCGCCCAGATTACAAATGGGATGTTTTTATACATATGCCTGCAGCGCTAGCTTTCCCAATCGGAAATAAACGCTACGACTGGATGTATGAATCCGAACCGGAGCCACACATGAACAATCGCCGCATTTATCACGCGCGCGGCAAAGTCTTAGGCGGATCCTCATCTATCAATGGCCAGATTTGGCAACGCGGAAATCCAATGGATTACGAACGTTGGTCGCACGATGCCGGAATGAGTAGTTGGGACTATGCCCACTGTCTGCCGTATTTTAAAAAGATGGAAAATACTTTAGCCGATCAGAAAAGTGTTTTTCGTGGCCACAGTGGCCCTCTTAAGTTAGAGCGCGGTCCCGTTAAAGGTCCGCTATTTGCTGCATTCTTTAAGGCCACCGAACAAGCGGGTTATCCACGCACCGATGATGTAAATGGCTATCGCCAAGAGGGTTTTGCCGCTTTTGATCGAAATGTTTATCGTGGGCGACGTTTAAGTGCTGCACGTGCTTACTTACATCCTGTCATGAAGCGAAGAAATTTAACTATTAAAACACGGGCTCATGTCACCAAAGTTCTCTTTGATGGAAAAACGGCAACAGGTGTTGAGGTGATGATTAAAGGAAAGAAAAAGATTTTTACTTCGCGTGAAGTTGTTCTATGTGGTGGTGCCATAAATACGCCGCAGATTCTTCAGCTATCAGGAATTGGCAGTGAGAAGGATTTAACTCCACTTGGGATTAAGATGGTTCACAATCTGCCCGGCGTCGGAGCTAACTTACAAGATCACCTTGAAGTCTATGTTCAATACAAATGTAAGTTGCCAGTAACCCAACAACCAATAACCCAGTTTTGGCGCAGACCATTAATTGGAGCAGCGTGGCTATTTTTTCGTAAAGGTCCAGGTGCAACAAATCAATTTGAAGCTGGTGGATTTACCCGTAGTAATGATGAAGTCACGTATCCCAATTTGATGTTTCATTTCCTGCCTCTTGCAATTCGATATGACGGTACTGGAGATACTCGCGGGCATGGCTATCAAGTTCACGTTGGTCCAATGTACTCAGATTCGCGTGGCTGGTTGAAAATCAAAAGCGCTGACCCATTTGAAAAGCCTGCTATGCAGTTTAATTATCTATCCACTGATCAAGATCGCCGCGAGTGGATTGAGGCTGTAAAAATAGCCCGTACAATTTTGACTCAGCCCGCTATGAAAGACTACAACGCAGGTGAATCATCTCCTGGAAGTTCAGTCTCAAGTGATGCAGAAATTCTTGAATGGGTGCGCAAGGACGCTGAAACTGCTTTGCATCCATCGTGCACGGCGAAGATGGGTACTGATTCAATGTCAGTTGTAGATCCATTGACAATGAAGGTTCACGGAGTTTCTGGCTTACGCGTCTGTGATGCATCGGTCTTTCCATATGTCACTAATGGCAATATATATGCACCGGTAATGATGGTTGCAGAAAAAGCCGCCGATTTAATTCTTGGTAGGGCCCCTTTGCCTCCAGAGAACGTTGAGTTCTATCGTCATGTCAGGTGA